In Daucus carota subsp. sativus chromosome 4, DH1 v3.0, whole genome shotgun sequence, one DNA window encodes the following:
- the LOC135152053 gene encoding uncharacterized protein LOC135152053 — protein MLRSCALDFKGNWDEHLPLVEFSYNNSYHASIGMPLYEALYGRKCRSPIYWDEVGERKVIGPELIQQTKEAVDVIRSRLIAAQDRQQKYADPHRKDVEYEIGESVLLKVSPWKGIARFGKKGKLSPRFIVSEFNEFQLGKIMAVPTASQGVLCQLGMEAQGGLSKALV, from the exons atgttaaggtcttgtgctttggacttcaaaggaaattgggacgagcatttgccattGGTTGaattttcgtataataacagttatcatgccagcattggaatgcccctgtacgaagctctttatggaaggaagtgtagatccccgatatattgggatgaagttggagaaaggaagGTAATTGGCCCAGAATTGATTCAGCAAACAAaggaagcagtagatgtgattcgaagcagattgattgcagctcaagataggcaacagaagtatgctgacccgcacagaaaggaTGTTGAGTATGAAATTGGAGAATCCGTTTTGCTGAAAGTGtcaccttggaaaggaatagcaagattcggaaagaaagggaaactgagtccaagatttattg tgagtgagtttaatGAGTTTCAACTTGGTAAgatcatggcagtccccacagcaagTCAAGGTgttctgtgccaacttggcatggaggcccaaggaggcctgagcaaggccttagtgtaa